The Lonsdalea populi genome window below encodes:
- the rlpA gene encoding endolytic peptidoglycan transglycosylase RlpA, with the protein MRKNWLEIVALGMVLSGCSTETEQVRPTPAPTVYNGPVKEIGGAEPRYEPFNPSTMQDYTVNGRSYNIVKNPQNFSQTGLATWYGEELSGNRTSIGEEFDPNALAAAHPTLPIPSYVRVTNLSNGRQLVVRVNDRGPFTPGKIIDLTRAAGERLNISNNTRVKVDFISVAPDGTLSGPGTVGTRVAKQSFALPERPDLSVGGMSAPVMNSATDSNTPSIADTATENASSTIFPAANPTPSGGFLGAPQPLRSGVLETSQPTVATTPAAGGNMVVQVGALKDQQRADAWLSSLKSRFNVKGNVMQNNGLYRVQLGPFTSRQHAVELQQRLVNEAQQQSFITTL; encoded by the coding sequence ATGCGTAAGAATTGGCTAGAGATTGTAGCGCTCGGTATGGTGTTGTCTGGCTGTAGCACCGAAACGGAACAGGTAAGGCCCACGCCAGCGCCGACGGTTTACAACGGTCCGGTGAAAGAGATCGGCGGCGCGGAGCCGCGCTACGAACCGTTTAATCCTTCCACGATGCAGGATTACACCGTTAACGGCCGAAGCTACAACATCGTCAAAAATCCGCAGAACTTCAGCCAGACCGGTTTGGCGACCTGGTACGGCGAAGAACTCTCGGGCAACCGCACATCCATTGGCGAAGAGTTCGATCCCAACGCGCTGGCCGCCGCGCACCCTACCCTGCCTATTCCCAGCTATGTGCGCGTGACCAACCTCAGTAATGGGCGTCAACTGGTGGTCCGCGTCAACGATCGCGGCCCTTTCACGCCCGGTAAAATTATTGACCTGACGCGCGCCGCGGGTGAACGGCTGAATATTTCCAACAATACCCGCGTCAAGGTCGACTTCATCAGCGTGGCGCCCGACGGTACGCTGTCAGGTCCGGGCACGGTTGGCACGCGGGTGGCCAAGCAGAGCTTCGCTTTGCCCGAACGCCCTGATCTCAGCGTAGGCGGAATGAGCGCGCCGGTCATGAATTCGGCAACCGACAGCAATACACCGTCCATCGCCGATACGGCAACGGAAAACGCCTCCTCAACCATATTTCCGGCCGCCAATCCAACCCCGAGCGGCGGATTCCTTGGCGCGCCTCAGCCGCTGCGCAGCGGGGTTCTGGAAACATCACAACCAACGGTGGCGACTACGCCCGCCGCTGGCGGCAATATGGTGGTTCAGGTCGGTGCGCTCAAGGATCAACAACGCGCCGACGCCTGGCTGAGCAGTCTAAAAAGTCGCTTCAACGTCAAAGGCAACGTGATGCAGAACAATGGTCTGTATCGCGTTCAGTTGGGGCCGTTCACCAGCCGACAGCATGCGGTAGAACTACAGCAGCGACTGGTTAATGAAGCACAGCAACAGTCTTTTATTACGACGCTGTAA
- the mrdB gene encoding peptidoglycan glycosyltransferase MrdB (rod shape-determining protein RodA) — MTDSQQKGSIWTKIHIDLPFLLCILALLCYSLIVMWSASGQNIDMMERKVAQSVLGLIVMIIMAQIPPRVYEGWAPYLYVVCVILLVLVDVFGQISKGAQRWLDLGVVRFQPSEIAKIAVPLMVSRYINRDMCPPSLKNTAIALALIFVPTLLVAAQPDLGTSILICASGLFVLFLAGMSWRLIGFAALLVAAFIPILWFFLMHDYQRDRVMMLLDPESDPLGAGYHIIQSKIAIGSGGLSGKGWLQGTQSQLEFLPERHTDFIFAVLAEELGLIGVLILLTLYLFLIMRGLVIAANAQNSFGRVMVGGLMLIFFIYVFVNIGMVSGILPVVGVPLPLVSYGGSALVVLMAGFGIVMSIHTHRKMLSKSL, encoded by the coding sequence ATGACCGACAGCCAACAAAAAGGCTCAATCTGGACCAAAATCCACATTGACCTCCCGTTTCTTCTCTGCATACTGGCGCTGCTCTGCTATAGCCTGATCGTCATGTGGAGCGCCAGCGGTCAAAACATCGACATGATGGAGCGAAAAGTCGCTCAGAGCGTGCTTGGTCTGATTGTGATGATCATCATGGCTCAGATCCCGCCCCGGGTGTACGAAGGGTGGGCGCCCTATTTGTATGTCGTGTGCGTGATCCTATTGGTGTTGGTGGATGTGTTCGGCCAAATCAGTAAAGGCGCACAGCGTTGGTTGGATCTGGGCGTGGTCCGGTTTCAGCCGTCCGAAATCGCCAAAATCGCCGTTCCGCTGATGGTATCGCGCTATATCAACCGCGATATGTGCCCTCCTTCCCTGAAAAATACCGCCATTGCGCTGGCCCTGATTTTCGTGCCTACGCTGCTGGTAGCCGCGCAGCCTGACCTGGGGACGTCGATTCTGATCTGCGCCTCAGGCCTGTTCGTGCTGTTTCTCGCGGGTATGAGCTGGCGGTTGATTGGCTTTGCCGCGCTGCTTGTCGCGGCCTTCATTCCTATTTTGTGGTTCTTTCTGATGCATGATTATCAGCGAGACAGGGTGATGATGCTGTTGGATCCCGAGAGCGATCCGCTGGGCGCGGGCTATCATATTATCCAGTCCAAAATCGCCATCGGCTCCGGTGGTCTTTCCGGCAAGGGCTGGTTACAGGGAACGCAGTCGCAGTTGGAGTTCCTGCCGGAGCGCCATACCGACTTTATCTTCGCCGTACTGGCGGAAGAGCTTGGTCTGATCGGCGTACTCATCCTGCTGACGCTCTATCTGTTCCTGATTATGCGGGGTCTGGTGATCGCCGCCAACGCGCAGAACTCCTTCGGCCGCGTCATGGTCGGCGGTTTAATGCTAATCTTCTTTATCTACGTTTTCGTCAACATCGGCATGGTCAGTGGTATTCTGCCCGTGGTCGGTGTCCCGCTGCCTTTAGTCAGCTATGGCGGTTCGGCTCTGGTAGTCTTGATGGCGGGATTTGGTATCGTCATGTCGATACATACTCACCGCAAAATGTTATCCAAAAGCTTATAG
- the mrdA gene encoding peptidoglycan DD-transpeptidase MrdA: protein MNIERKPFRDYTAESALFVRRALVAFLGILLLIGILVVNLYHLQISRFDDYRTRSNENRIKLVPIAPSRGIIYDRNGTPLALNRTIYQLELIPEKVNNLEATLNALKPVADLTDEDLENFRKERKRSRRFTSIAVKTGLSDVQVARFAVNQYRFPGVEVKGYQRRYYPYGSALTHVIGYVSKINDRDLDRLGKEDKLADYAATHDIGKLGIERYYEDLLHGKPGYEEVEVNNRGRVIRQLHEQPPQAGKDIYLTLDLNLQIYIEKLLEGSRAAVIVTDPRNGGILAMVSTPSYNPNLFVDGISGKDYRALLNDPNRPLINRATQGVYPPASTVKPYIAVSALTAGVITPNTSLFDPGWWQLPGSEKRFRDWKKWGHGRLNLTKALEESADTYFYQVAYDMGIDRLSEWMSKFGYGDYTGIDLSEERAGIMPTRDWKMRRYKKPWYQGDTIPVGIGQGYWTATPIQMLKALTTLVNDGQVKTPHLLSSTQEHGVKVPYAQQEHTQIGDIHSGYWELVKDGMYGVANRANGTARKSFADSPYKIAAKTGTAQVFGLKENETYNAHKIAERLRDHKLMVAFAPYNDPKVAMTIILENGGAGPAVGTIVRQILDHIILGDNNVNLPVAPPAPPGSETE from the coding sequence ATGAACATAGAGCGTAAACCTTTTCGTGATTATACGGCTGAGTCGGCCCTGTTTGTACGCCGCGCGCTGGTGGCGTTTTTGGGCATTCTGCTGCTGATCGGCATCCTCGTTGTCAATCTGTACCATCTACAGATTTCACGCTTTGACGACTACCGCACTCGTTCCAACGAAAACCGCATCAAGCTGGTCCCTATCGCGCCCAGCCGTGGCATTATCTATGACCGTAACGGCACGCCGCTGGCCCTGAACCGGACCATTTACCAGCTTGAGCTGATCCCCGAAAAGGTCAACAACCTTGAAGCGACGCTGAATGCCCTCAAGCCCGTCGCCGATCTCACCGACGAAGATCTGGAAAATTTCCGTAAAGAGCGCAAGCGTTCACGTCGCTTCACCTCTATTGCGGTAAAAACCGGGCTATCCGATGTACAGGTCGCACGCTTTGCGGTGAACCAATATCGCTTTCCCGGCGTGGAAGTCAAAGGCTACCAGCGCCGCTATTACCCTTACGGTTCTGCACTGACCCACGTCATCGGCTACGTATCCAAAATCAACGACCGGGATCTCGATCGGCTGGGTAAAGAGGATAAGCTGGCGGACTATGCGGCCACGCACGATATTGGCAAACTCGGTATTGAGCGCTACTACGAAGACCTGCTGCACGGCAAACCGGGCTATGAAGAGGTTGAAGTCAACAACCGCGGTCGCGTGATTCGCCAACTGCACGAACAGCCGCCGCAGGCCGGCAAAGATATCTATCTGACGCTGGATCTAAATCTGCAGATTTACATTGAAAAACTATTGGAAGGCAGCCGCGCCGCGGTCATCGTCACCGATCCGCGCAACGGGGGTATTCTGGCAATGGTATCAACGCCCAGCTACAACCCGAACCTGTTTGTCGACGGCATTTCCGGCAAAGATTATCGCGCGCTGCTCAACGACCCCAACCGTCCGCTCATCAACCGTGCCACGCAAGGTGTCTATCCGCCGGCTTCGACCGTGAAACCCTATATCGCAGTTTCCGCGCTGACGGCGGGCGTCATTACGCCCAATACTTCTTTGTTCGACCCCGGTTGGTGGCAGTTGCCAGGGTCGGAAAAACGCTTCCGCGACTGGAAGAAATGGGGACACGGACGGCTTAATCTGACCAAAGCGTTGGAAGAGTCGGCGGATACCTATTTCTACCAGGTCGCCTACGATATGGGCATCGACCGCCTGTCTGAATGGATGAGCAAATTCGGTTACGGCGACTATACCGGTATCGATCTGTCTGAAGAACGCGCCGGGATCATGCCGACGCGCGACTGGAAAATGCGACGGTATAAAAAGCCGTGGTATCAGGGCGATACTATCCCAGTCGGCATCGGCCAGGGCTATTGGACCGCCACGCCCATCCAAATGCTGAAAGCGCTGACGACGCTGGTCAACGACGGTCAGGTCAAAACGCCGCATCTGCTCTCCAGTACTCAGGAGCACGGCGTCAAAGTGCCTTATGCCCAGCAGGAGCACACGCAGATCGGCGATATTCACTCAGGCTATTGGGAACTGGTTAAAGACGGCATGTACGGCGTAGCCAATCGCGCCAACGGCACCGCACGCAAAAGTTTTGCGGACTCGCCGTATAAAATCGCGGCCAAAACCGGTACGGCGCAGGTGTTCGGCCTGAAGGAAAACGAAACCTATAACGCCCATAAAATTGCTGAACGGCTGCGCGACCATAAGCTAATGGTCGCTTTCGCCCCGTACAACGATCCGAAAGTGGCCATGACCATTATTTTGGAAAACGGAGGCGCCGGACCCGCAGTCGGGACTATCGTGCGTCAGATCCTCGACCATATTATTTTGGGCGACAACAACGTCAATCTCCCGGTCGCGCCTCCCGCGCCCCCCGGCAGTGAAACTGAGTAG
- the rlmH gene encoding 23S rRNA (pseudouridine(1915)-N(3))-methyltransferase RlmH, whose amino-acid sequence MKLQLVAVGTKMPDWVQTGFSDYLHRFPKDMPLELVEIPAGKRGKNADIRRILEREGEQMLATVGKGNLIVTLDIPGSQWETPQLAQQLERWKLDGRNVSLLIGGPEGLSPQCKAAAEQSWSLSPLTLPHPLVRVLVAESLYRAWSITANHPYHRE is encoded by the coding sequence ATGAAACTGCAACTGGTCGCCGTGGGCACCAAAATGCCCGACTGGGTGCAGACCGGATTTAGCGATTATCTGCACCGTTTTCCTAAGGATATGCCACTGGAACTGGTGGAAATTCCTGCCGGGAAACGGGGCAAAAACGCCGATATTCGCCGCATTCTTGAGCGAGAAGGCGAGCAGATGCTGGCCACCGTGGGGAAAGGCAACCTGATTGTGACGCTGGATATTCCCGGCTCACAGTGGGAAACCCCGCAGCTGGCCCAACAGCTGGAACGTTGGAAACTGGATGGACGCAACGTGAGTTTGCTGATTGGCGGGCCGGAAGGCCTGTCGCCGCAGTGTAAAGCGGCGGCCGAACAGAGCTGGTCACTGTCCCCATTGACGCTGCCCCACCCGCTGGTGCGCGTACTGGTGGCAGAGAGCCTGTACCGCGCCTGGAGCATTACGGCTAACCATCCTTACCACCGGGAGTAA
- the rsfS gene encoding ribosome silencing factor produces MQGQALQDFVIDKIDDLKGQDIVALDVANKSSITDCMIICTGTSSRHVASIADHVVQESRAAGLLPLGVEGEALADWVVVDLGDVIVHVMQEDSRQLYELEKLWG; encoded by the coding sequence TTGCAAGGCCAAGCACTCCAAGACTTCGTTATTGATAAAATCGACGACCTGAAAGGCCAGGACATCGTGGCGTTGGACGTCGCCAATAAGTCCAGCATCACAGACTGCATGATCATCTGTACCGGAACGTCCAGCCGCCATGTTGCGTCCATCGCCGACCACGTCGTGCAGGAATCCCGCGCCGCCGGACTGCTCCCGCTAGGGGTAGAGGGCGAAGCGCTGGCTGACTGGGTCGTTGTCGACCTGGGCGACGTGATTGTCCATGTCATGCAGGAAGATAGCCGTCAACTGTACGAACTGGAAAAGCTTTGGGGTTGA
- the nadD gene encoding nicotinate-nucleotide adenylyltransferase, with protein sequence MPIPDTTSKLTAYFGGTFDPIHFGHLRPVAALAAEVGLQQVVLLPNNVPPHREQPEADAHQRKEMAALAIANNPLFRIDDRELRRETPSYTIETLEALRQEAGPTVPLAFIIGQDSLLTLHHWHRWQEILSYCHLLVCARPGYGRTLETPELQQWLISRRTTEVSRFHQHPQGLIYLANTPLLPISATEIRQRRQQGRDCSDLLPASVLNYIDTHGLYR encoded by the coding sequence TTGCCGATCCCGGATACCACTAGCAAACTGACCGCCTACTTCGGCGGTACGTTCGACCCGATTCACTTCGGTCACCTGCGGCCCGTCGCCGCGCTGGCGGCCGAAGTCGGACTGCAGCAGGTCGTCCTGCTGCCCAATAATGTTCCCCCTCACCGCGAACAACCTGAAGCCGACGCCCACCAGCGTAAAGAAATGGCCGCGCTGGCGATCGCGAATAACCCGCTTTTCCGCATTGATGACCGCGAACTGCGGCGGGAAACGCCTTCGTACACGATTGAGACATTGGAAGCGTTAAGACAGGAAGCCGGGCCGACTGTGCCGCTGGCGTTTATCATCGGTCAGGACTCTCTGTTAACGCTGCATCACTGGCACCGCTGGCAGGAGATTCTGTCTTATTGCCATCTGCTGGTGTGCGCCCGTCCGGGCTATGGCCGAACACTGGAAACCCCTGAATTACAGCAATGGCTGATATCCCGTCGCACTACCGAGGTGAGCCGGTTCCATCAGCATCCCCAGGGGCTAATCTATCTGGCGAATACCCCGCTGCTCCCCATTTCCGCCACCGAGATCCGCCAGCGCAGGCAACAGGGGCGCGACTGCAGCGATCTGCTGCCCGCCTCCGTGCTGAATTATATAGACACACACGGGCTATACCGCTAG
- the holA gene encoding DNA polymerase III subunit delta: protein MTRIYPEQLAAQLREGLRGCYLLFGNDPLLLQESQDHICRTAQQQDFHEQFRFTLDNSTDWDAIFGACQALSLFSSRQILSLTLPDAGPGAPIGEQLVKLAGLLHPDVLLILRGAKLTRAQENSAWFKALSQKSIYVPCMTPEQEQLPRWVMQRAKNMKLELDEPACQLLCYCYEGNLLALSQALERLSLLYPDGKLPLPRVELAVSDAAHFSPFHWLDALLAGKSKRAWHILHQLRLEECEPVILLRTVQRELLLLLQLKRQRVATPLRTLFDQHKIWQNRHPLITQALQRLSLEQLQQAITLLARLEITLKQNYGRPIWAELETLAMILCGKALPDSLIEVY, encoded by the coding sequence ATGACCCGTATCTACCCTGAGCAACTCGCCGCGCAGCTCCGAGAGGGGCTGCGCGGTTGTTATCTGCTTTTCGGCAACGATCCGCTGCTACTGCAGGAAAGTCAGGATCACATTTGCCGTACCGCTCAACAGCAAGATTTTCACGAACAATTCCGGTTTACGCTGGATAACTCGACTGACTGGGACGCCATCTTCGGCGCCTGTCAGGCGCTTAGCTTATTCTCATCACGACAAATATTGTCGCTGACGCTGCCAGACGCCGGTCCCGGCGCGCCGATAGGCGAACAGCTGGTCAAACTCGCCGGGTTACTCCACCCTGACGTTCTGCTGATTTTACGCGGTGCCAAGCTGACCCGCGCCCAGGAGAACAGCGCCTGGTTCAAGGCCTTGTCGCAGAAAAGCATCTATGTGCCCTGCATGACGCCGGAACAGGAACAGCTTCCGCGCTGGGTAATGCAACGCGCCAAGAACATGAAGCTGGAACTGGATGAGCCAGCCTGCCAACTGCTCTGCTACTGCTATGAAGGCAACCTGCTGGCGCTGTCCCAGGCGCTGGAACGTCTGTCTTTGCTTTACCCCGACGGCAAACTGCCGCTGCCCCGCGTTGAACTGGCGGTCAGCGATGCGGCGCACTTTTCGCCGTTTCACTGGCTGGACGCGCTGCTGGCGGGCAAAAGCAAACGCGCCTGGCATATCCTGCACCAGCTGCGTCTGGAAGAGTGCGAGCCCGTTATTCTGCTGCGAACCGTGCAGCGTGAACTGTTGCTGCTGCTGCAGTTGAAACGGCAGAGGGTCGCCACCCCGCTGCGCACCTTGTTCGACCAACATAAGATCTGGCAAAACCGCCATCCTCTGATAACGCAGGCCTTGCAGCGCCTGTCGCTGGAACAGCTACAGCAGGCCATCACCCTGCTCGCCAGACTGGAAATCACCCTGAAACAGAATTACGGCCGGCCTATTTGGGCAGAATTGGAGACACTGGCGATGATCTTGTGTGGAAAAGCCCTGCCCGATAGTCTGATCGAGGTCTACTGA
- the lptE gene encoding LPS assembly lipoprotein LptE — MRHPLLTLLLGLTVLITAGCGFHLRGTTQVPPQLHNLILDSSDPNGPMTRAVREQLRLNNVNIVENSKRQDIPSLRVLGTTQTRSTASIFQDGKAAEYQFVLELTAQVLMPGDDIYPISVKVFRTFFDNPLTALAKDAEQDIILQEMREQAAQQLVRNLLTVKAGSKNAEQQKETTPPAPAVPARS; from the coding sequence GTGCGACACCCACTATTGACGTTGTTGCTGGGACTGACGGTACTTATTACCGCCGGTTGCGGTTTTCATCTGCGCGGCACGACTCAGGTGCCGCCTCAGTTGCATAACCTGATTTTGGATAGCTCAGACCCGAATGGGCCTATGACGCGCGCGGTGCGCGAACAGCTGCGGCTCAACAATGTAAACATCGTTGAGAATTCCAAACGCCAGGACATTCCATCCCTGCGCGTGCTGGGGACGACGCAAACACGCAGCACCGCGTCTATCTTCCAGGATGGTAAGGCCGCCGAGTATCAGTTTGTTCTGGAGCTGACAGCGCAGGTGCTTATGCCGGGGGACGACATCTACCCGATAAGCGTCAAAGTCTTCCGCACCTTCTTTGATAATCCGCTCACGGCGCTCGCCAAAGACGCCGAGCAGGATATCATCCTCCAGGAAATGCGCGAGCAGGCAGCTCAACAGTTGGTGCGTAACCTGCTGACCGTGAAAGCAGGCAGTAAAAACGCCGAGCAGCAGAAGGAAACAACGCCCCCTGCGCCTGCCGTTCCCGCTCGTTCATGA
- the leuS gene encoding leucine--tRNA ligase: MHEQYRPDEIEAQVQLHWQEKQTFKVTEDASKEKYYCLSMLPYPSGRLHMGHVRNYTIGDVISRYQRMLGKNVLQPIGWDAFGLPAEGAAVKNKTAPAPWTYDNIEYMKNQLKLLGFGYDWDREIATCKPDYYRWEQWFFTKLYEKGLVYKKTSAVNWCPNDQTVLANEQVIDGCCWRCDSKVERKEIPQWFIKITDYADQLLNDLDTLESWPEQVKTMQRNWIGRSEGVEITFDIADSGRQMTVYTTRPDTFMGVTYVAVAAGHPLSLLAAEKNPALNDFIEECRNTKVAEADMATMEKKGMPTGLYAIHPLNGEKVPVWIANFVLMEYGTGAVMAVPAHDQRDWEFATKYGLPIKQVIQAAEGQDVDLSAQALTEKGRLFNSGEFDGLDFEEAFQTIADTLVEKGVGQRKVNYRLRDWGVSRQRYWGAPIPMVTLEDGTVIPTPEDQLPVKLPEDVVMDGITSPIKADPEWAKTTVNGQPALRETDTFDTFMESSWYYARYTCPQYDEGMLDPAAANYWLPVDQYVGGIEHAIMHLMYFRFFHKLLRDAGLVNSDEPAKRLLCQGMVLADAFYYVGENGERVWISPADVTVERDEKGRIVKASDAEGREVIYAGMSKMSKSKNNGIDPQVMVEKYGADTVRLFMMFASPAEMTLEWQESGVEGANRFLKRVWKQVLDHTAKGAVQPLNIAKLTDDQKALRRDLHKTIAKVTDDIGRRQTFNTAIAAIMELMNKLAKASQVSDQDRALTQETLLAVVRMLYPFTPHVCFTLWQELHGESDLDNAPWPVADEQAMVEDSKLVVIQVNGKVRGKITVAADADEQQVRERAAEEPLVAKYLDGVTVRKVIYVPGKLLNLVVG; encoded by the coding sequence ATGCACGAGCAATACCGCCCAGACGAAATAGAAGCGCAAGTCCAGCTTCACTGGCAAGAAAAACAAACCTTCAAAGTGACCGAAGACGCCAGCAAGGAAAAATACTATTGCCTTTCCATGCTGCCTTACCCTTCTGGACGACTCCATATGGGACACGTCCGTAACTACACTATAGGCGATGTCATCTCACGCTATCAGCGCATGCTGGGTAAAAACGTGCTACAGCCTATCGGCTGGGACGCCTTTGGTCTGCCGGCGGAAGGCGCGGCGGTTAAGAATAAAACCGCTCCCGCGCCCTGGACCTACGACAATATCGAATATATGAAGAACCAGCTGAAACTGCTGGGCTTCGGCTACGATTGGGATCGCGAGATCGCCACCTGCAAACCTGACTACTACCGTTGGGAACAGTGGTTCTTCACCAAGCTATACGAAAAAGGCCTGGTCTATAAGAAAACGTCCGCCGTCAACTGGTGCCCGAACGACCAGACCGTCCTGGCCAACGAACAGGTCATCGACGGCTGCTGCTGGCGCTGTGACAGCAAAGTGGAGCGCAAAGAAATCCCGCAGTGGTTCATCAAAATCACCGACTACGCGGATCAACTGCTGAACGATCTGGATACGCTGGAAAGCTGGCCAGAGCAGGTGAAAACCATGCAGCGCAACTGGATCGGCCGTTCCGAAGGCGTCGAGATCACCTTTGACATCGCGGACAGCGGTCGCCAGATGACGGTCTACACGACGCGTCCCGATACCTTCATGGGCGTGACCTATGTTGCCGTCGCGGCTGGGCATCCTCTGTCACTGCTGGCCGCAGAAAAAAATCCTGCGCTGAATGACTTCATCGAAGAGTGCCGCAATACCAAAGTGGCCGAAGCCGACATGGCGACGATGGAGAAAAAAGGCATGCCGACCGGTCTGTACGCCATCCATCCGCTGAACGGCGAAAAAGTCCCGGTGTGGATCGCGAACTTCGTGCTGATGGAATACGGCACCGGCGCGGTCATGGCCGTACCGGCTCACGACCAGCGCGACTGGGAGTTCGCCACCAAATACGGTCTGCCGATCAAACAGGTTATACAAGCCGCTGAAGGCCAAGACGTCGACCTCTCCGCTCAGGCGCTGACGGAAAAAGGCCGCCTGTTCAACTCCGGCGAATTCGACGGTCTTGATTTCGAAGAAGCCTTCCAAACCATTGCCGACACGCTGGTTGAGAAAGGCGTCGGTCAGCGCAAGGTCAACTACCGACTGCGCGACTGGGGCGTTTCCCGTCAGCGTTACTGGGGCGCGCCGATCCCGATGGTCACGCTGGAAGACGGCACGGTCATACCGACACCTGAAGATCAGCTGCCGGTCAAACTCCCCGAAGATGTGGTCATGGACGGCATCACCAGCCCGATCAAAGCCGACCCGGAATGGGCGAAAACCACGGTCAACGGCCAGCCTGCGCTGCGTGAAACCGATACCTTCGATACCTTCATGGAATCCTCTTGGTACTACGCGCGCTACACCTGCCCGCAGTACGATGAAGGCATGCTGGATCCCGCCGCGGCCAACTACTGGCTGCCGGTCGATCAGTATGTCGGCGGCATAGAACACGCCATCATGCATCTGATGTACTTCCGCTTCTTCCACAAACTGCTGCGCGACGCGGGTCTGGTCAATTCCGACGAACCTGCGAAACGCCTGCTGTGTCAGGGAATGGTGCTGGCTGACGCCTTCTACTACGTCGGCGAAAACGGCGAGCGCGTGTGGATCTCTCCGGCCGACGTGACCGTTGAGCGCGATGAGAAAGGCCGTATCGTGAAAGCGTCCGACGCCGAAGGCCGCGAAGTGATTTATGCCGGCATGAGCAAAATGTCGAAGTCGAAAAACAATGGCATCGACCCTCAGGTCATGGTGGAAAAATACGGCGCGGATACCGTACGTCTGTTTATGATGTTCGCTTCCCCGGCGGAAATGACGCTGGAGTGGCAGGAGTCCGGCGTTGAAGGGGCTAACCGCTTCCTGAAACGCGTGTGGAAACAGGTGTTGGATCATACCGCCAAAGGCGCCGTACAGCCGCTGAACATCGCGAAACTGACGGACGACCAGAAGGCGCTGCGTCGCGATCTGCACAAAACCATCGCCAAGGTCACCGACGATATTGGCCGTCGTCAGACGTTCAATACCGCTATTGCCGCTATTATGGAACTGATGAACAAGTTGGCGAAGGCTTCTCAGGTAAGCGATCAGGATCGCGCCCTGACCCAGGAAACGCTGTTGGCCGTCGTCCGGATGCTGTATCCGTTCACCCCGCATGTCTGCTTCACGCTGTGGCAAGAGCTGCACGGCGAAAGCGACCTCGATAACGCACCGTGGCCGGTGGCGGATGAACAGGCGATGGTTGAAGACTCGAAGCTGGTCGTGATTCAGGTCAACGGCAAAGTGCGCGGCAAAATTACCGTTGCGGCCGACGCCGACGAGCAGCAAGTTCGTGAACGCGCTGCAGAAGAACCGCTGGTAGCCAAGTATCTTGATGGCGTGACCGTGCGGAAAGTGATTTACGTCCCTGGAAAACTGCTTAACCTGGTTGTGGGTTAA
- a CDS encoding zinc ribbon-containing protein: MNKISRYYQALMSDITARLHEGERDMAKLIDHARHRIADDNALTQQEGEQVLQAIRRDIAEFGRSYEESRDEFTDSVFMRVIKESLWQELADITDKTQLEWREMFQDVNHHGVYHSGEVVGLGNLVCENCHYHLTFYTPEVLPRCPKCSHDQFHRQPFQP, translated from the coding sequence ATGAATAAAATCAGCCGTTACTATCAGGCGTTAATGTCGGACATCACCGCACGTCTGCACGAGGGAGAGCGTGATATGGCGAAGCTTATCGATCATGCGCGGCATCGTATCGCAGACGATAACGCCTTAACGCAGCAGGAAGGCGAACAGGTTCTGCAGGCTATTCGACGCGATATTGCCGAGTTCGGACGCAGCTATGAGGAGAGCCGGGATGAATTCACCGACAGCGTTTTTATGCGCGTCATCAAGGAAAGCCTGTGGCAGGAGCTGGCGGACATTACGGACAAAACGCAGTTGGAGTGGCGGGAGATGTTTCAGGACGTCAACCATCACGGTGTCTATCATAGCGGAGAGGTGGTCGGGCTGGGCAATCTGGTGTGCGAAAACTGCCACTACCATCTGACTTTTTATACCCCGGAGGTCCTGCCGCGCTGCCCGAAATGTTCGCATGACCAGTTTCATCGTCAGCCTTTCCAACCCTAG